The following are encoded together in the Pithys albifrons albifrons isolate INPA30051 chromosome 5, PitAlb_v1, whole genome shotgun sequence genome:
- the LEPROTL1 gene encoding leptin receptor overlapping transcript-like 1 encodes MAGIKALISLSFGGAVGLMFLMLGCALPQYNQYWPLFVLFFYILSPIPYCIARRLVDDTDATSNACKELAIFLTTGIVVSAFGLPVVFARAQLIYWGACALVLTGNTVIFATILGFFLVFGSNDDFSWQQW; translated from the exons ATGGCCGGGATCAAAG CCTTGATCAGCCTGTCCTTCGGGGGAGCGGTCGGACTGATGTTCCTGATGCTCGGATGTGCCCTGCCCCAATACAA ccAGTACTGGCcactgtttgttctgtttttttacATCCTTTCTCCTATCCCATACTGCATAGCAAGAAGATTAGTAGATGATACAGATGCTACAAGTAATGCCTGCAAGGAGCTAGCGATATTCCTTACAACAGGCATTGTGGTCTCAGCATTTGGCCTACCGGTAGTGTTTGCAAGAGCACAACTG ATTTACTGGGGTGCATGTGCACTTGTTCTGACGGGGAATACAGTCATCTTTGCCACAATCCTAGGATTTTTCTTGGTCTTTGGCAGCAATGACGACTTCAGCTGGCAGCAGTGGTGA